A window of the Branchiostoma lanceolatum isolate klBraLanc5 chromosome 13, klBraLanc5.hap2, whole genome shotgun sequence genome harbors these coding sequences:
- the LOC136447461 gene encoding ficolin-2-like, which translates to MSSDKLMNGDLTLAGPGFMYRKPRVRPAGLQTAFAVAVVLGVSALVGVLLLQNWQLKQMLSANNKMIVSLQERNGQILDRIASLETKDKSWESNSRVEKTEPADGAFNFDAQPDPGMHRRAKRAANSLTMPFGSCPQGPPGRDGLNGRDGREGAAGPAGSPGASGSNGRDGLPGPPGPPGTCGRCNSTDNPSLMKDCDDVYKAGHTTSGLYTIKPAGASFRVYCEMEAGVGGWTVIQERFDGSVDFARDWETYKNGFGAFVGEFWLGNDKINQISNAKIYLLRIELENWSSESRYADYDRFYIEDEAAKYRLHVGAYSGTAGDGGNGLSWHDGRKFSTHDQDNDDHSSYNCATSNGGRGGWWYGACDRANLNQPYKHGGGGTHNHGIEWTPWTAHRNSIKSSVMKIRPAP; encoded by the exons ATGAGTTCAGATAAGCTGATGAACGGTGACCTGACGCTGGCTGGACCGGGGTTTATGTACCGGAAGCCCCGAGTTCGCCCGGCGGGACTGCAGACCGCCTTCGCCGTAGCCGTCGTGCTGGGCGTCTCGGCGCTGGTGGGGGTGCTGCTGCTGCAGAATTGGCAGCTCAAGCAGATGCTGTCAGCTAATAACAAAATGATTGTGTCTCTCCAAGAGcgcaatggccaaatcctggaTCGTATCGCTTCGCTGGAGACTAAAGACAAGTCATGGGAAAGCAACAGTCGTGTGGAGAAAACAGAG CCGGCGGACGGTGCTTTCAACTTCGATGCACAACCAGATCCCGGCATGCACCGCAGGGCGAAGAGAGCTGCCAACTCCCTGACTATGCCGTTCGGAA GCTGTCCTCAGGGTCCTCCTGGCAGAGACGGACTCAACGGGAGAGACGGGCGCGAGGGAGCGGCTGGACCTGCGGGGTCTCCCGGAGCGAGTGGATCCAACGGTCGCGACGGGCTTCCCGGTCCGCCCGGACCTCCCGGCACCTGTGGCCGCTGTAACAGCACTGACAACCCGTCGCTAATGAAAG ATTGTGACGACGTGTACAAGGCAGGCCACACCACCAGCGGTCTCTACACCATTAAGCCAGCCGGAGCCTCGTTCCGGGTCTACTGTGAGATGGAAGCCGGGGTCGGCGGCTGGACAGTCATCCAGGAGCGGTTCGACGGTTCGGTAGATTTTGCTAGGGACTGGGAAACTTACAAAAACGGGTTTGGGGCTTTTGTCGGTGAGTTTTGGCTCGGAAAcgacaaaatcaaccaaatctCTAACGCTAAAATATACCTTTTGCGCATCGAACTCGAGAATTGGTCCTCGGAATCGAGATACGCGGACTATGATAGGTTCTATATCGAGGATGAAGCGGCAAAATACCGTCTGCATGTTGGTGCCTACAGCGGCACTGCTGGGGATGGTGGGAACGGGTTAAGCTGGCATGATGGTCGCAAATTTTCCACACACGACCAGGATAACGACGATCACAGCAGCTATAACTGCGCCACTAGCAATGGTGGCCGTGGTGGTTGGTGGTATGGAGCTTGTGACCGCGCTAACCTGAACCAGCCGTACAAGCATGGCGGCGGGGGGACTCATAACCACGGTATAGAATGGACTCCGTGGACAGCTCACCGGAACTCCATCAAGTCTTCTGTCATGAAGATCAGACCTGCTCCGTAA